One part of the Humulus lupulus chromosome 9, drHumLupu1.1, whole genome shotgun sequence genome encodes these proteins:
- the LOC133802591 gene encoding probable WRKY transcription factor 49, which produces MELLEEVIGSGSTSRDWSLSSSSGSGSEDELVRELLDDVSPFFLIQEESTTHNNNQNELLDDGDDDDDGVNISDQEVVTKINSANKLLYSGPTIQDIDNALSVTAPKSQPHQQLSSSPAFRNSILDRGLGLMSSKSIDNKYTLKIKSSATNNGMTDDGYKWRKYGQKSIKNTPNPRSYYRCTNPRCNAKKQVERSVDDPDTLIITYEGLHLHFAYPFFVLGQAQDSNPVAIKKPKKSTFQAQEHEAQQTQESAQVLDPAGLDTSSASMGFSQESAQVLDPVGLDTSSASVGFNQESAQEERTSQGLLQDMVPLMILNPSSNNINNNSNTSSYSSCSSNRSPPTSPSSMSWSPNYYTSCFGI; this is translated from the exons ATGGAGTTATTAGAAGAAGTAattggtagtggtagtactagTAGAGATTGGTCATTATCATCCTCATCAGGGTCAGGGTCAGAAGATGAGCTGGTGAGAGAGCTTTTGGATGACGTGTCACCATTCTTTCTGATACAAGAAGAGTCAACTACTCATAATAATAATCAAAATGAATTATtagatgatggtgatgatgatgatgatggtgttaATATTAGTGATCAGGAAGTTGTAACGAAGATCAACTCGGCCAATAAGTTACTCTACTCAGGCCCAACTATTCAAGATATTGACAATGCTTTGTCTGTCACAGCTCCAAAATCCCAACCCCATCAACAACTTTCTTCTTCACCTGCTTTCag GAATTCAATATTGGATAGAGGCCTGGGATTGATGAGTAGTAAGAGTATTGATAATAAGTATACTTTGAAGATTAAGAGCTCTGCTACTAATAATGGAATGACTGATGATGGATATAAATGGAGGAAGTATGGACAAAAGTCTATCAAGAACACTCCAAATCCTag GAGCTATTACAGATGCACAAACCCAAGGTGTAATGCAAAGAAGCAAGTGGAGAGGTCTGTGGATGACCCAGACACACTTATCATCACCTATGAAGGGCTTCACCTACACTTTGCTTACCCATTCTTTGTATTGGGCCAAGCCCAAGACTCCAATCCAGTAGCAATTAAGAAGCCCAAGAAGAGCACCTTCCAAGCCCAAGAGCATGAAGCCCAACAAACTCAAGAATCAGCCCAAGTATTGGACCCAGCGGGCTTGGACACAAGCAGTGCTTCTATGGGCTTCAGTCAAGAATCAGCCCAGGTATTGGACCCAGTGGGCTTGGACACAAGCAGTGCTTCTGTGGGCTTCAATCAAGAATCAGCCCAAGAAGAAAGGACCTCCCAAGGGTTGCTTCAAGATATGGTGCCACTGATGATTCTTAATCCCTCTAGCAACAATATCAACAATAATAGTAATACGTCGTCGTATTCATCTTGTTCGTCTAATAGGTCACCTCCAACTTCACCTTCCTCAATGTCATGGTCTCCAAACTATTACACTTCGTGTTTTGGTATTTGA